One region of Primulina tabacum isolate GXHZ01 chromosome 17, ASM2559414v2, whole genome shotgun sequence genomic DNA includes:
- the LOC142531073 gene encoding protein ABIL2-like isoform X2, with protein METMTATASMQFSREPANYDEVYMQQSMLFSDSLKDLKNLSKQLYSAAEYFELSYTKDNQKHIVVNTLKDYAIKALVNTVDHLGSVTYKVNGLLDEKVDEVTRTELRVSCIEQRLRTCQDYIDREGLSQQSLVINTPKYHKRYILPMGETVDGAIRSKSKYQGCNLDDGDNWPQFKNAIRATINETPPAVISKGHSTLPSPKLPQRFGSFSFSNMPEKRTVSPHRFPLLRTGSLSSKPATPKSSNPTTPNRSRSTTPNPSLGRQTYISEPRKSASMRIRVGKESTKENEQYPSKSKRLLKSLLSRRKSKKDDTLYTYLDEY; from the exons ATGGAGACAATGACTGCAACTGCTTCAATGCAATTCTCCCGTGAACCAGCCAATTATGATGAGGTCTACATGCAGCAGAGTATGCTCTTTTCTGATAGTTTGAAG GACTTGAAGAATCTTAGCAAACAACTGTACTCGGCAGCAGAATACTTTGAGTTGTCCTATACCAAGGATAACCAAAAGCATAT AGTGGTGAATACATTGAAAGATTATGCTATTAAAGCTCTTGTCAATACGGTGGATCATTTGGGCTCAGTGACATATAAGGTTAATGGTTTGTTGGATGAAAAGGTTGATGAAGTTACTCGAACAGAGCTTCGTGTGTCTTGCATAGAGCAG AGACTTCGGACATGCCAAGATTATATTGATCGGGAAGGTCTTTCACAGCAGTCGTTAGTGATCAACACTCCAAAGTACCACAAGAGATACATCCTCCCGa TGGGAGAGACTGTGGATGGAGCCATTCGCTCAAAGTCGAAATACCAAGGATGCAACCTGGATGATGGTGATAACTGGCCCCAATTCAAGAACG CTATACGAGCAACGATTAACGAAACTCCACCAGCTGTAATCAG TAAAGGGCATTCAACGTTACCTTCTCCTAAACTTCCCCAAAGATTTGGAAGTTTTTCATTCTCCAACATGCCTG AAAAAAGAACAGTATCACCGCACCGGTTTCCACTTCTACGTACCGGTTCCCTCTCGAGTAAGCCCGCAACCCCAAAAAGTTCAAATCCAACCACCCCAAATCGTAGCCGATCAACTACCCCAAACCCCTCTCTTGGAAGACAAACG TATATCTCTGAACCTCGGAAATCAGCTTCAATGCGAATTCGCGTAGGAAAAGAAAGTACCAAAGAAAACGAACAGTATCCTAGCAAGAGCAAACGGCTGCTCAAATCGTTGCTCAGTCGACGGAAATCAAAGAAAGATGATACGTTGTATACTTATTTGGATGAATACTAA
- the LOC142531073 gene encoding protein ABIL2-like isoform X1: MRRDCGCRKRPYSYHFSYSDLMETMTATASMQFSREPANYDEVYMQQSMLFSDSLKDLKNLSKQLYSAAEYFELSYTKDNQKHIVVNTLKDYAIKALVNTVDHLGSVTYKVNGLLDEKVDEVTRTELRVSCIEQRLRTCQDYIDREGLSQQSLVINTPKYHKRYILPMGETVDGAIRSKSKYQGCNLDDGDNWPQFKNAIRATINETPPAVISKGHSTLPSPKLPQRFGSFSFSNMPEKRTVSPHRFPLLRTGSLSSKPATPKSSNPTTPNRSRSTTPNPSLGRQTYISEPRKSASMRIRVGKESTKENEQYPSKSKRLLKSLLSRRKSKKDDTLYTYLDEY; encoded by the exons ATGCGAAGGGATTGTGgg TGTAGAAAAAGACCTTACAGCTACCATTTTAGTTATTCCGATTTGATGGAGACAATGACTGCAACTGCTTCAATGCAATTCTCCCGTGAACCAGCCAATTATGATGAGGTCTACATGCAGCAGAGTATGCTCTTTTCTGATAGTTTGAAG GACTTGAAGAATCTTAGCAAACAACTGTACTCGGCAGCAGAATACTTTGAGTTGTCCTATACCAAGGATAACCAAAAGCATAT AGTGGTGAATACATTGAAAGATTATGCTATTAAAGCTCTTGTCAATACGGTGGATCATTTGGGCTCAGTGACATATAAGGTTAATGGTTTGTTGGATGAAAAGGTTGATGAAGTTACTCGAACAGAGCTTCGTGTGTCTTGCATAGAGCAG AGACTTCGGACATGCCAAGATTATATTGATCGGGAAGGTCTTTCACAGCAGTCGTTAGTGATCAACACTCCAAAGTACCACAAGAGATACATCCTCCCGa TGGGAGAGACTGTGGATGGAGCCATTCGCTCAAAGTCGAAATACCAAGGATGCAACCTGGATGATGGTGATAACTGGCCCCAATTCAAGAACG CTATACGAGCAACGATTAACGAAACTCCACCAGCTGTAATCAG TAAAGGGCATTCAACGTTACCTTCTCCTAAACTTCCCCAAAGATTTGGAAGTTTTTCATTCTCCAACATGCCTG AAAAAAGAACAGTATCACCGCACCGGTTTCCACTTCTACGTACCGGTTCCCTCTCGAGTAAGCCCGCAACCCCAAAAAGTTCAAATCCAACCACCCCAAATCGTAGCCGATCAACTACCCCAAACCCCTCTCTTGGAAGACAAACG TATATCTCTGAACCTCGGAAATCAGCTTCAATGCGAATTCGCGTAGGAAAAGAAAGTACCAAAGAAAACGAACAGTATCCTAGCAAGAGCAAACGGCTGCTCAAATCGTTGCTCAGTCGACGGAAATCAAAGAAAGATGATACGTTGTATACTTATTTGGATGAATACTAA
- the LOC142530759 gene encoding uncharacterized protein LOC142530759 codes for MQFCRVGGATSSENAINIFYRIYGGGPVKVLMIIGLAATHDSWDPQIKVLVGTTIPNGSESADGDQGNESCGSGGSGVEVCAFDNRGMGRSSIPSKKSQYTTKIMARDAIALMDHLGWKKAHVFGHSMGAMIACKLASMVPERVLSLALLNVTGGGYECIPKIDRQSMSIALRFLRAKTPEQRAAVDLDTHYSQEYLEEYVGQKTRRLILYQEYVKGISSTGMQSNYGFEGQLNACWTHKMSRTELESIRASGFPISVIHGRHDVIAQMCHAKRLAEKLYPSARMVELDGGHLVSHERTEEVNKALLELIKASENTTSLHEWTNLSSKSNSSKSSRNLLWRAINSSVIVESAEKIHIFLIYFFGLFVLVFEYIRRAARSLKPVRVGSALT; via the exons atgcagTTCTGCAGGGTCGGCGGAGCAACGAGCAGCGAAAATGCAATCAATATTTTTTACAGAATCTATGGTGGAGGACCCGTCAAAGTTCTTATGATCATCG GATTAGCTGCGACCCACGATTCATGGGACCCACAGATAAAGGTTCTGGTCGGAACGACCATACCGAACGGTAGTGAATCGGCGGACGGAGATCAGGGCAATGAGAGCTGCGGCAGCGGCGGTTCTGGCGTGGAAGTTTGCGCGTTTGATAATCGTGGAATGGGTCGGAGCTCCATTCCCAGCAAAAAATCTCAATATAC GACCAAAATTATGGCAAGAGATGCAATAGCTTTAATGGATCACTTGGGTTGGAAAAAAGCTCATGTTTTTGGCCATTCAATGG GAGCCATGATTGCTTGTAAATTGGCTTCGATGGTACCTGAAAGAGTTTTATCTTTGGCTCTACTAAATGTAACCGGTGGAGGTTATGAATGTATACCAAAG ATTGATCGCCAAAGTATGTCGATTGCACTTCGTTTTCTGAGGGCAAAAACTCCTGAGCAGAGAGCTGCTGTTGATTTAGATACACATTACTCACAG GAATATCTGGAAGAGTATGTTGGACAGAAGACCAGAAGATTAATCTTATACCAA GAATATGTAAAGGGCATATCATCAACAGGTATGCAGTCAAATTATGGATTTGAAGGTCAGTTAAACGCTTGCTGGACGCATAAAATGTCAAGAACCGAACTGGAATCTATACGTGCTTCCGGATTTCCTATATCAGTAATTCATGGAAG ACATGATGTTATTGCCCAAATGTGCCATGCAAAACGGCTTGCAGAGAAATTGTATCCATCTGCAAGAATGGTAGAACTTGATGGCGGGCATCTCGTGAGCCACGAGAGAACTGAAGAG GTCAATAAAGCTCTTCTCGAGTTGATAAAGGCATCCGAAAATACAACAAGTCTACACGAGTGGACAAATCTTTCAAGTAAAAGCAACA GTTCCAAATCTTCTCGGAACTTGCTATGGAGAGCAATCAATTCATCTGTCATAGTAGAAAGTGCAGAGAAGATACATATTTTCCTAATATATTTTTTCGGTCTCTTTGTATTAGTGTTCGAGTACATCCGAAGAGCTGCAAGAAGCCTCAAACCAGTAAGAGTTGGATCTGCCCTTACATAA
- the LOC142531831 gene encoding uncharacterized protein At4g00950-like, translated as MRLKVDDHYENGPNCTPKLSLSKLPTKPREPIQMLTPPLHQSLSIPFQWEVAPGKARAAKATATPPYTAIARGPSSKNVVARRLDLPPRLLNDDSEMTIMSSPVTVLDGPYVGRSLSLACTFSFRKGVVAAGEEGAKRGGARNFGSGRWGSFEEVGEFSLSDAFKNEKRIKRFKRRSFFNLSGMNSNILADICSSFKHAVPWRRKR; from the exons ATGAGGTTAAAAGTAGATGATCACTATGAGAACGGGCCAAACTGCACACCTAAACTTTCTTTATCCAAACTTCCAACCAAGCCAAGGGAGCCGATTCAAATGCTGACACCACCGCTTCATCAGTCTCTTTCCATTCCATTCCAGTGGGAGGTGGCGCCGGGGAAGGCAAGGGCTGCCAAGGCCACTGCGACACCACCATATACAGCCATTGCACGCGGTCCTTCTTCCAAAAACGTGGTGGCAAGGCGTTTGGACCTGCCTCCAAGATTGTTGAATGATGATAGTGAGATGACCATAATGTCCTCGCCCGTCACGGTCCTGGACGGGCCATATGTCGGCCGTTCGCTGTCGCTTGCATGCACGTTCTCGTTCCGGAAAGGTGTGGTGGCAGCCGGGGAAGAGGGTGCGAAGAGGGGCGGAGCTAGAAACTTTGGCTCGGGGCGGTGGGGGAGCTTCGAGGAGGTGGGGGAGTTTTCTCTTAGTGATGCTTTCAAGAATGAAAAAAGGATCAAAAGATTTAAGAGGAGGAGCTTTTTTAACTTATCTGGCATGAATTCTAATATATTG GCTGATATTTGTTCAAGCTTTAAGCATGCGGTTCCGTGGAGGCGCAAGCGATAA
- the LOC142531155 gene encoding uncharacterized protein LOC142531155 isoform X1: MDEKGVSEEKNEGLYPIFYGVSCAFSALKFLPEPEICDAKWSEIRNRILQCSAHLLGLLVWSVQTEESNNSVKTQLLRKLETAQKEIKELKKRRSEDAKANEKVVSIISSREQKWLDEREKLWQQIGALLNDLRVLENDKDKAIAELNEKLNENEVILLSKDRSFDEQLKKREEVEERLQKAEILVEELKENVKREAQRHSGEITKHKTAIIELVSNQRQLEAEMGRALKQVEAAREELDSVLLQKEQSILTTQRLSMELVKMRMDSEQKDQILSAMLRKSKFDTAEKQMLLKEVKESKAKRKQAELETARLRAVSVLKNERISLRNMLSKHVSSKSHAFAGRAMMSLDAGNFRSMKKDYHLEYEKPEIRKGLEVLSLVSDPYSTDGTEETQSTSDVEPLKNWVNSEAEKYKLAIEQRHYLELEAFAEQLRLKDEKLEAFRCRMLSMELESKRSQSHIEGLDHDLTQLKQEEMKLKAALLDREAELNKLKEQLQWQFSPSNLHNINVDPSLHDAVVTRDPVWSNVKVIKRKPGQRKPEMKAIAEEISQEMENDKADQIPSSEPLNDIVLTLQSGTNIFQQESVESEDVANSETSTSVSQELSNKSNWKMDIHALGVSYKIKRLKQQLLMLERLTGKQESNENGGNKNGVCGLKGFYPLISLLNKQVDRYQSLHAKNDDLCKRMHEKNLNLNNGGSNIAKTEDETKILEQFLEETFQLQRYIVATGQKLMEVQAKIASGFVCDTEDIEKPATFDMKRFADSIRTLFREVQRGLEVQISRIIGDLEGTLACNGIIHLKK; encoded by the exons ATGGATGAAAAAGGTGTTTCTGAAGAGAAAAATGAAGGATTATATCCTATATTTTACGGTGTTTCTTGCGCGTTTTCTGCTCTTAAATTCTTGCCAGAGCCTGAAATTTGTGATGCTAAATGGTCAGAAATAAGAAATAGGATCCTTCAATGCAGTGCCCATCTTCTGGGATTGCTAGTTTGGAGTGTTCAAACAGAGGAGTCTAATAATAGCGTTAAAACTCAGCTTCTCCGTAAGTTGGAGACTGCACAGAAAGAGATAAAAGAATTAAAGAAACGGCGAAGCGAAGATGCAAAAGCTAATGAAAAAGTTGTGAGCATAATTTCATCTAGAGAGCAGAAGTGGTTGGATGAGAGAGAGAAACTTTGGCAGCAAATAGGCGCTTTACTTAATGATTTGAGAGTTCTTGAGAACGACAAGGATAAGGCTATTGCTGAGTTGAACGAAAAATTGAATGAAAACGAGGTTATTTTGCTGTCAAAGGATAGATCTTTCGATGAACAGCTGAAGAAGAGAGAAGAGGTTGAAGAAAGGCTACAAAAGGCTGAGATCCTTGTTGAGGAGTTGAAAGAAAACGTTAAGCGTGAGGCTCAACGTCATTCTGGTGAAATCACTAAACATAAAACAGCGATTATTGAGCTTGTGTCTAACCAAAGACAGCTTGAGGCGGAGATGGGTCGAGCCCTTAAGCAAGTCGAAGCAGCAAGAGAAGAGCTTGATTCAGTATTATTGCAGAAGGAGCAGTCTATCTTGACGACTCAAAGATTATCTATGGAACTTGTTAAAATGCGTATGGATTCAGAACAGAAAGACCAGATTTTGTCGGCTATGTTAAGGAAATCTAAATTCGATACGGCTGAGAAGCAAATGCTTTTAAAAGAAGTGAAAGAATCAAAGGCCAAGAGAAAGCAGGCTGAGCTAGAAACAGCGAGGTTGAGGGCAGTTTCTGTATTGAAAAATGAGAGAATTTCGTTAAGAAACATGTTGTCTAAGCACGTAAGTTCAAAGTCACATGCATTTGCAGGGAGGGCCATGATGTCTTTAGATGCTGGGAATTTCAGATCGATGAAAAAGGATTACCATCTAGAGTATGAAAAACCCGAGATAAGAAAAGGGCTAGAAGTTCTTTCCCTAGTATCCGATCCTTATTCAACTGATGGAACGGAGGAAACAC AGTCAACATCTGATGTAGAGCCCTTAAAGAATTGGGTCAACTCTGAGGCAGAAAAATATAAGCTTGCTATTGAACAAAGGCACTATCTTGAATTAGAAGCTTTTGCTGAACAACTGAGACTCAAAGATGAAAAGTTAGAAGCTTTTCGTTGCCGTATGCTAAGCATGGAACTCGAATCAAAGAGGTCACAGTCTCATATTGAAGGGCTAGATCATGACCTTACTCAACTGAAGCAAGAAGAAATGAAGTTGAAAGCCGCCCTATTGGACCGGGAAGCTGAATTAAATAAACTTAAAGAGCAATTGCAATGGCAGTTCAGCCCTTCAAATCTCCATAACATAAATGTTGACCCCTCTCTACACGATGCAGTCGTAACTCGTGACCCCGTTTGGTCGAATGTGAAGGTTATTAAAAGAAAACCAGGACAGAGAAAGCCAGAAATGAAGGCAATAGCTGAAGAAATTTCTCAGGAAATGGAGAATGATAAGGCTGATCAAATCCCATCTAGCGAACCGCTCAATGATATAGTATTGACACTTCAATCAGGGACCAATATTTTCCAGCAAGAGAGTGTCGAGTCTGAGGATGTTGCAAATTCGGAAACATCGACATCAGTAAGCCAAGAATTAAGCAACAAAAGTAACTGGAAAATGGATATTCACGCTCTTGGTGTATCATACAAGATTAAGAGACTTAAGCAGCAATTACTCATGCTTGAGAGGCTGACAGGAAAGCAAGAAAGTAATGAAAATGGTGGAAACAAAAATGGGGTTTGTGGACTGAAGGGATTCTATCCTCTTATATCACTCTTGAACAAACAGGTTGATCGATATCAGTCGCTTCATGCCAAAAATGATGATCTTTGTAAGAGAATG CATGAGAAGAACCTGAATTTGAACAATGGAGGTTCCAACATTGCTAAAACAGAGGATGAAACCAAAATACTGGAGCAGTTTCTTGAAGAAACCTTTCAACTACAGAGATATATCGTTGCAACAGGTCAAAAACTAATGGAAGTTCAAGCCAAGATTGCTTCGGGTTTCGTTTGTGATACAGAAGATATCGAAAAGCCTGCAACATTCGACATGAAAAGGTTCGCTGATAGTATTCGAACCCTTTTCCGAGAAGTTCAAAGAGGACTCGAGGTACAGATATCTCGGATCATCGGGGATCTTGAGGGAACCCTTGCGTGTAATGGGATCATACATCTGAAAAAATAG
- the LOC142531155 gene encoding uncharacterized protein LOC142531155 isoform X2, whose product MDEKGVSEEKNEGLYPIFYGVSCAFSALKFLPEPEICDAKWSEIRNRILQCSAHLLGLLVWSVQTEESNNSVKTQLLRKLETAQKEIKELKKRRSEDAKANEKVVSIISSREQKWLDEREKLWQQIGALLNDLRVLENDKDKAIAELNEKLNENEVILLSKDRSFDEQLKKREEVEERLQKAEILVEELKENVKREAQRHSGEITKHKTAIIELVSNQRQLEAEMGRALKQVEAAREELDSVLLQKEQSILTTQRLSMELVKMRMDSEQKDQILSAMLRKSKFDTAEKQMLLKEVKESKAKRKQAELETARLRAVSVLKNERISLRNMLSKHVSSKSHAFAGRAMMSLDAGNFRSMKKDYHLEYEKPEIRKGLEVLSLVSDPYSTDGTEETQPLKNWVNSEAEKYKLAIEQRHYLELEAFAEQLRLKDEKLEAFRCRMLSMELESKRSQSHIEGLDHDLTQLKQEEMKLKAALLDREAELNKLKEQLQWQFSPSNLHNINVDPSLHDAVVTRDPVWSNVKVIKRKPGQRKPEMKAIAEEISQEMENDKADQIPSSEPLNDIVLTLQSGTNIFQQESVESEDVANSETSTSVSQELSNKSNWKMDIHALGVSYKIKRLKQQLLMLERLTGKQESNENGGNKNGVCGLKGFYPLISLLNKQVDRYQSLHAKNDDLCKRMHEKNLNLNNGGSNIAKTEDETKILEQFLEETFQLQRYIVATGQKLMEVQAKIASGFVCDTEDIEKPATFDMKRFADSIRTLFREVQRGLEVQISRIIGDLEGTLACNGIIHLKK is encoded by the exons ATGGATGAAAAAGGTGTTTCTGAAGAGAAAAATGAAGGATTATATCCTATATTTTACGGTGTTTCTTGCGCGTTTTCTGCTCTTAAATTCTTGCCAGAGCCTGAAATTTGTGATGCTAAATGGTCAGAAATAAGAAATAGGATCCTTCAATGCAGTGCCCATCTTCTGGGATTGCTAGTTTGGAGTGTTCAAACAGAGGAGTCTAATAATAGCGTTAAAACTCAGCTTCTCCGTAAGTTGGAGACTGCACAGAAAGAGATAAAAGAATTAAAGAAACGGCGAAGCGAAGATGCAAAAGCTAATGAAAAAGTTGTGAGCATAATTTCATCTAGAGAGCAGAAGTGGTTGGATGAGAGAGAGAAACTTTGGCAGCAAATAGGCGCTTTACTTAATGATTTGAGAGTTCTTGAGAACGACAAGGATAAGGCTATTGCTGAGTTGAACGAAAAATTGAATGAAAACGAGGTTATTTTGCTGTCAAAGGATAGATCTTTCGATGAACAGCTGAAGAAGAGAGAAGAGGTTGAAGAAAGGCTACAAAAGGCTGAGATCCTTGTTGAGGAGTTGAAAGAAAACGTTAAGCGTGAGGCTCAACGTCATTCTGGTGAAATCACTAAACATAAAACAGCGATTATTGAGCTTGTGTCTAACCAAAGACAGCTTGAGGCGGAGATGGGTCGAGCCCTTAAGCAAGTCGAAGCAGCAAGAGAAGAGCTTGATTCAGTATTATTGCAGAAGGAGCAGTCTATCTTGACGACTCAAAGATTATCTATGGAACTTGTTAAAATGCGTATGGATTCAGAACAGAAAGACCAGATTTTGTCGGCTATGTTAAGGAAATCTAAATTCGATACGGCTGAGAAGCAAATGCTTTTAAAAGAAGTGAAAGAATCAAAGGCCAAGAGAAAGCAGGCTGAGCTAGAAACAGCGAGGTTGAGGGCAGTTTCTGTATTGAAAAATGAGAGAATTTCGTTAAGAAACATGTTGTCTAAGCACGTAAGTTCAAAGTCACATGCATTTGCAGGGAGGGCCATGATGTCTTTAGATGCTGGGAATTTCAGATCGATGAAAAAGGATTACCATCTAGAGTATGAAAAACCCGAGATAAGAAAAGGGCTAGAAGTTCTTTCCCTAGTATCCGATCCTTATTCAACTGATGGAACGGAGGAAACAC AGCCCTTAAAGAATTGGGTCAACTCTGAGGCAGAAAAATATAAGCTTGCTATTGAACAAAGGCACTATCTTGAATTAGAAGCTTTTGCTGAACAACTGAGACTCAAAGATGAAAAGTTAGAAGCTTTTCGTTGCCGTATGCTAAGCATGGAACTCGAATCAAAGAGGTCACAGTCTCATATTGAAGGGCTAGATCATGACCTTACTCAACTGAAGCAAGAAGAAATGAAGTTGAAAGCCGCCCTATTGGACCGGGAAGCTGAATTAAATAAACTTAAAGAGCAATTGCAATGGCAGTTCAGCCCTTCAAATCTCCATAACATAAATGTTGACCCCTCTCTACACGATGCAGTCGTAACTCGTGACCCCGTTTGGTCGAATGTGAAGGTTATTAAAAGAAAACCAGGACAGAGAAAGCCAGAAATGAAGGCAATAGCTGAAGAAATTTCTCAGGAAATGGAGAATGATAAGGCTGATCAAATCCCATCTAGCGAACCGCTCAATGATATAGTATTGACACTTCAATCAGGGACCAATATTTTCCAGCAAGAGAGTGTCGAGTCTGAGGATGTTGCAAATTCGGAAACATCGACATCAGTAAGCCAAGAATTAAGCAACAAAAGTAACTGGAAAATGGATATTCACGCTCTTGGTGTATCATACAAGATTAAGAGACTTAAGCAGCAATTACTCATGCTTGAGAGGCTGACAGGAAAGCAAGAAAGTAATGAAAATGGTGGAAACAAAAATGGGGTTTGTGGACTGAAGGGATTCTATCCTCTTATATCACTCTTGAACAAACAGGTTGATCGATATCAGTCGCTTCATGCCAAAAATGATGATCTTTGTAAGAGAATG CATGAGAAGAACCTGAATTTGAACAATGGAGGTTCCAACATTGCTAAAACAGAGGATGAAACCAAAATACTGGAGCAGTTTCTTGAAGAAACCTTTCAACTACAGAGATATATCGTTGCAACAGGTCAAAAACTAATGGAAGTTCAAGCCAAGATTGCTTCGGGTTTCGTTTGTGATACAGAAGATATCGAAAAGCCTGCAACATTCGACATGAAAAGGTTCGCTGATAGTATTCGAACCCTTTTCCGAGAAGTTCAAAGAGGACTCGAGGTACAGATATCTCGGATCATCGGGGATCTTGAGGGAACCCTTGCGTGTAATGGGATCATACATCTGAAAAAATAG